Proteins encoded together in one Cellulomonas gilvus ATCC 13127 window:
- a CDS encoding EamA family transporter, translated as MTARDRLLAALVALCWGLNFPAIHLSLEQFPPFFLVALRFALIAIPTVLLVRPPRAPRRWLLLYGAGFGVLQFVFLYWAMDAGMPTGLASLVLQSSAPFTVVLAGALLRERITARQAIGVLVAVGGLAGIAVHRAGLDGGATLVPVLLTLCGGLGWALGNLGNRQAVRAAPGEAFRLMLWMSVIPPLPMLALSLAVEGPARIGQSFQGLTAPTGLAALGGLAFTVVVATVGGSGLWASLMSRHPATTVAPFSMLVPVVGIVASWLLLRETTAPVEIAWGAAVVAGVLIGSTPPRGTRRGQPPAADATGTTSAVAIAATPSPRPVSPSASVVVADTVTGAPAAADSADCASSRR; from the coding sequence GTGACCGCCCGTGACCGCCTGCTCGCCGCGCTCGTCGCCCTGTGCTGGGGGCTCAACTTCCCCGCGATCCACCTCTCGCTCGAGCAGTTCCCGCCGTTCTTCCTGGTGGCGCTCCGGTTCGCGCTGATCGCGATCCCGACCGTGCTGCTGGTCCGCCCGCCGCGTGCGCCGCGCCGGTGGCTGCTGCTGTACGGCGCGGGGTTCGGCGTGCTGCAGTTCGTCTTCCTGTACTGGGCCATGGACGCGGGCATGCCGACCGGCCTGGCGTCGCTGGTGCTGCAGTCCTCGGCGCCGTTCACGGTGGTGCTGGCCGGGGCGCTGCTGCGCGAACGCATCACCGCTCGTCAGGCCATCGGCGTCCTGGTCGCGGTCGGCGGGCTGGCCGGCATCGCGGTGCACCGCGCGGGCCTGGACGGGGGCGCCACCCTGGTCCCGGTGCTGCTCACGCTGTGCGGCGGCCTGGGGTGGGCGCTCGGCAACCTGGGCAACCGCCAGGCGGTGCGCGCCGCTCCCGGCGAGGCGTTCCGGCTCATGCTGTGGATGTCCGTGATCCCGCCGCTGCCGATGCTCGCGCTCTCGCTCGCGGTCGAGGGGCCCGCGCGCATCGGGCAGTCGTTCCAGGGCCTGACCGCGCCCACGGGGCTGGCCGCCCTCGGCGGGCTCGCGTTCACGGTCGTCGTGGCGACGGTCGGCGGCTCGGGGCTCTGGGCGTCGCTCATGTCCCGCCACCCGGCCACCACCGTCGCACCGTTCTCGATGCTCGTGCCCGTGGTGGGCATCGTCGCGTCATGGCTGCTGCTGCGCGAGACCACGGCGCCCGTGGAGATCGCGTGGGGCGCGGCCGTGGTCGCGGGCGTCCTGATCGGGAGCACGCCGCCCCGCGGGACGCGGCGCGGTCAGCCGCCGGCAGCCGACGCGACCGGCACCACGAGCGCGGTCGCGATCGCCGCGACCCCCTCGCCGCGGCCCGTGAGCCCGAGCGCGTCGGTCGTGGTCGCGGACACCGTGACCGGCGCACCCGCCGCCGCGGACAGCGCGGACTGCGCCTCGTCGCGCCGCTGA